The following proteins come from a genomic window of Buchnera aphidicola (Protaphis terricola):
- a CDS encoding proline--tRNA ligase — MKASQYLLLTLKETSHETKIISHELMLKSGMIRQLSSGLYTWLPTGLRVIKKINKIIINEMKKINALEILMPIIQPKTLWEKSGRLDIYGKELLQFFDRRNQNFILSPTNEEIITNLIGKEIQSYQNFPLIVYQIQTKFRDEIRPRFGIIRAREFIMKDAYSFHTNQTCLEKTYNDFYQSYINIFNKINLKFRVVKADSGSMGGKISHEFQALSENGEDEIVFSEKTSYSSNINTAKSIESINFFQTSNKDIHKKIKSIKSIKHINELKHPIKKLVKTILVKTNKTEKYPFIALLIRSEHTLNLFKLEKIDIIKKPLKILNEEETIKLTGVKKKFLGPLNLKFPIFSDVSVYYMKNFIIGSNINEKFFINVNWKTDIPIPTVVDIRNIDKNDLGPDGLEYLKIKKSIEIGHIFQLGLKYSKKMNILIKNKSGKKQHLYMGCYGIGISRMIAAIIEQNHDNNGIIWPNSIAPFEVAILPINIENCQKTKKISEQLYKKIKNENIDVILDDRNKRTGIMFNEIDLLGIPHQIIISKHNIDKENVEYRSRINKTSIFINIKDVIFFLKKQLKI; from the coding sequence ATGAAAGCAAGTCAATACCTATTACTAACTTTAAAAGAAACATCTCATGAAACAAAAATTATTAGTCATGAACTTATGCTGAAAAGTGGAATGATTAGACAATTATCTTCAGGTTTATATACTTGGCTACCAACAGGCTTGCGAGTAATAAAAAAAATAAATAAAATTATCATAAATGAAATGAAAAAAATAAATGCTTTAGAAATTTTAATGCCTATTATACAACCTAAAACACTATGGGAAAAAAGTGGTCGACTAGATATATATGGAAAAGAACTATTACAATTTTTTGATCGACGAAATCAAAATTTTATATTAAGTCCAACTAATGAAGAAATTATTACAAATTTAATTGGAAAAGAAATTCAGTCGTATCAAAATTTTCCATTAATTGTATATCAAATTCAAACAAAATTTAGAGATGAAATACGTCCAAGATTTGGAATTATCAGAGCTAGAGAATTTATTATGAAGGATGCGTATTCTTTCCATACCAATCAAACATGTTTAGAAAAAACATATAATGATTTTTATCAAAGTTACATTAATATATTTAATAAAATTAACCTTAAGTTTCGTGTAGTTAAAGCTGATTCAGGTTCTATGGGCGGTAAAATTTCTCATGAATTCCAAGCTTTATCTGAAAATGGAGAAGATGAAATAGTATTTTCAGAAAAAACATCATATTCTTCTAATATTAATACAGCAAAATCAATAGAATCTATAAATTTTTTTCAAACATCAAATAAAGATATTCATAAAAAAATAAAAAGTATTAAATCTATTAAACATATAAACGAACTAAAACATCCTATTAAAAAATTAGTAAAAACTATTTTAGTTAAAACTAATAAAACAGAAAAATATCCATTTATAGCTTTATTAATACGATCCGAACATACATTAAATTTATTTAAATTAGAAAAAATTGATATTATAAAAAAACCATTAAAAATACTTAATGAAGAAGAAACTATTAAATTAACAGGTGTGAAAAAAAAATTTTTAGGACCATTAAATTTAAAATTTCCTATATTTTCTGATGTTTCAGTATATTATATGAAAAATTTTATTATTGGTTCAAATATAAATGAAAAATTTTTTATTAATGTAAATTGGAAAACAGATATCCCAATACCTACTGTTGTTGATATTAGAAATATTGATAAAAATGATTTAGGACCAGATGGATTAGAATACTTAAAAATCAAAAAAAGCATAGAAATTGGACACATCTTTCAATTAGGATTAAAATATTCAAAAAAAATGAATATATTAATAAAAAATAAATCTGGTAAAAAACAACACTTATACATGGGATGTTATGGAATTGGTATTTCAAGAATGATTGCAGCTATAATTGAACAAAACCATGATAATAATGGAATTATTTGGCCAAATTCTATCGCTCCTTTCGAAGTTGCTATTTTACCAATTAATATAGAAAATTGCCAAAAAACTAAAAAAATTTCAGAACAACTATATAAAAAAATTAAAAATGAAAATATCGATGTTATTTTAGATGATAGAAATAAAAGAACTGGTATTATGTTCAATGAAATTGATTTACTTGGAATACCACATCAAATTATTATCAGCAAACATAACATAGATAAAGAAAATGTTGAATATCGTTCGAGAATAAATAAAACAAGTATTTTTATTAATATAAAAGATGTTATATTTTTTTTAAAAAAACAATTAAAAATATAA